In a single window of the Delftia tsuruhatensis genome:
- a CDS encoding porin yields the protein MKNTPSPLTVAAAAVLALAGSSAFAQGTSSVTLYGIVDVGVEHLNNVAAGGSLSRMPSTTSLIPSRWGLRGSEDLGGGLKAIYTLESGFAPDQGTFNQGGRGFGRQSWVGLGGSWGSLTLGRQNSMLFWSLLDSDIIGPSVFAMGSLDAYLPNSRADNMLAWRGNFGGLALGAGYSFGRDAVNAGPSPAGTNCPGESGSDTQACRQWSLYAKYDAPAWGVALGYEQQNGRTPASATDPVFGGMTSSARHDERLHLGGYFRMSGVKIAGGLLRRDNDGDTVKPRSNLWYLGASYPVTEALVLEGQWLTLRYRGVSDHDSALLVARAIYHLSKRTAVYTQLGHIRNDRLATVSVSGGAPGSNTAPGRSQTGINVGIRHSF from the coding sequence ATGAAGAACACCCCTTCCCCGCTGACCGTGGCGGCCGCCGCCGTGCTGGCCCTGGCCGGCTCCAGCGCCTTCGCGCAAGGCACTTCGAGCGTCACGCTCTACGGCATCGTCGATGTCGGCGTGGAGCACCTGAACAACGTGGCGGCCGGCGGCAGCCTCAGCCGCATGCCATCCACCACCAGCCTGATTCCCTCGCGCTGGGGCCTGCGCGGCAGCGAGGACCTGGGCGGCGGCCTCAAGGCCATCTACACGCTGGAGTCGGGCTTCGCGCCCGACCAGGGCACCTTCAACCAGGGCGGACGCGGATTCGGGCGCCAAAGCTGGGTGGGGCTGGGAGGCAGCTGGGGCAGCCTGACGCTGGGCCGCCAGAACTCCATGCTCTTCTGGTCACTGCTGGACTCCGACATCATCGGCCCGTCCGTGTTCGCCATGGGCTCGCTCGACGCCTACCTTCCCAACTCCCGCGCCGACAACATGCTGGCCTGGCGCGGCAATTTCGGAGGCCTGGCCCTGGGCGCGGGCTACAGCTTCGGGCGCGATGCCGTCAACGCCGGTCCCAGCCCGGCCGGTACCAACTGCCCGGGCGAGAGCGGCTCGGACACACAGGCCTGCCGCCAGTGGTCGCTGTACGCCAAGTACGACGCGCCTGCCTGGGGCGTGGCCCTGGGCTACGAGCAGCAGAACGGCCGCACGCCGGCCTCGGCCACCGATCCGGTGTTCGGCGGCATGACCTCCAGCGCCAGGCATGACGAGCGCCTGCACCTGGGCGGCTACTTCAGGATGTCCGGCGTGAAGATCGCCGGCGGCCTGCTGCGCCGCGACAACGACGGTGACACCGTCAAGCCGCGCAGCAACCTCTGGTACCTGGGCGCCTCGTACCCGGTCACCGAGGCCCTGGTGCTCGAAGGCCAGTGGCTGACGCTGCGCTACCGCGGCGTGTCGGACCACGACTCAGCCCTGCTGGTGGCGCGCGCCATCTACCACCTGTCCAAGCGCACCGCCGTCTACACGCAGCTCGGCCACATCCGCAACGACCGCCTGGCCACCGTCTCGGTCAGCGGCGGCGCCCCGGGCAGCAACACCGCGCCGGGCCGTTCGCAGACGGGCATCAACGTCGGCATCCGCCACAGCTTCTGA
- a CDS encoding LysR family transcriptional regulator, with amino-acid sequence MHDLLLRIDLNLLLVFDALYRHRSVVLAAEELCLSPSAASHALSRLRAALSDELFTRQGSGMQPTARAAQMADGVRAALQALSASLEGSAPFVPSRSRQTFVFAATDFTAFAVLPGLVAALERQAPQLRIKVVYSSHGDSLQELASGRIHFALGFSDEHQAVQPVPDLQALQCFTDGYVVAVRQGHARIGDRLGLEAYLAERHVAVLPWNGVGSVIDASLLRLGHRRDVAVQLPSVLAAPFIVAHSDMLLTLPRRVALELARMLPVSLHPAPFEAPAYTLQVLFHARHAQMPGHRWMRELLLSVLT; translated from the coding sequence ATGCATGATCTTCTGTTGCGCATCGACCTGAACCTGCTGCTGGTCTTCGACGCCCTGTACCGCCACCGCAGCGTGGTGTTGGCCGCCGAGGAGCTGTGCCTGAGCCCTTCGGCCGCCAGTCATGCGCTGTCACGGCTGCGCGCCGCGCTGTCGGACGAGCTGTTCACGCGCCAGGGCAGCGGCATGCAGCCCACGGCCCGGGCCGCACAGATGGCCGATGGCGTGCGCGCGGCGTTGCAGGCGCTGTCGGCCAGCCTTGAAGGCTCGGCTCCGTTCGTGCCCTCGCGCAGCCGGCAGACCTTTGTGTTCGCCGCCACGGATTTCACGGCCTTCGCGGTGTTGCCGGGGCTGGTGGCGGCTTTGGAGCGGCAGGCGCCGCAACTGCGGATCAAGGTCGTGTACTCCAGCCACGGCGACTCGCTGCAGGAGCTGGCGTCGGGGCGCATCCACTTCGCGCTGGGCTTTTCAGACGAGCACCAGGCGGTACAGCCCGTGCCGGACCTGCAGGCGCTGCAGTGCTTCACCGACGGCTATGTGGTCGCCGTGCGCCAGGGCCATGCGCGCATCGGCGACCGCCTTGGCCTGGAGGCCTACCTGGCCGAGCGCCATGTGGCCGTGCTGCCCTGGAACGGCGTGGGCAGCGTCATCGATGCATCGCTGCTCAGGCTGGGGCACAGGCGTGACGTGGCCGTGCAGTTGCCCAGCGTGCTGGCCGCGCCCTTCATCGTGGCGCATTCGGACATGCTGCTGACGCTGCCGCGCCGGGTGGCGCTGGAACTGGCGCGCATGCTGCCCGTGTCCCTGCATCCGGCGCCTTTCGAAGCGCCTGCCTATACCTTGCAGGTGCTCTTTCACGCGCGCCATGCGCAGATGCCGGGACATCGCTGGATGCGGGAGCTGCTGCTGTCCGTGCTGACATAG
- a CDS encoding pyridoxamine 5'-phosphate oxidase family protein, protein MPHLSRLQLSLRELLSRRRCAALATQPTDLGMDDALPAPQLSMVPWAWDAQFACFVLHVSGLAAHTRAMERHPAVSLLVCAPENEGEAVHALERIAIQGVASTPPPDSVLGQGARQAYLQRFPEAEPMTELGDFRFVCITPTVARHVAGFGAARDVSAYDLVEALGTGQD, encoded by the coding sequence ATGCCCCATCTGTCCCGCCTGCAACTGTCGCTGCGCGAGCTGCTGTCCCGCCGCCGCTGCGCCGCCCTGGCCACCCAGCCCACCGACCTGGGCATGGACGACGCCCTGCCCGCGCCCCAGCTGTCCATGGTGCCCTGGGCCTGGGATGCGCAGTTCGCCTGCTTCGTCCTCCATGTCAGCGGCCTGGCCGCCCATACGCGGGCCATGGAACGCCACCCCGCCGTCAGCCTGCTGGTCTGCGCCCCCGAAAACGAAGGTGAAGCCGTGCACGCGCTGGAGCGCATCGCCATCCAGGGCGTGGCCTCGACGCCGCCGCCCGACAGCGTGCTGGGCCAGGGCGCGCGCCAGGCCTACCTGCAACGCTTTCCCGAGGCCGAGCCCATGACCGAGCTGGGCGACTTCCGCTTCGTCTGCATCACGCCCACGGTGGCCCGCCATGTGGCGGGCTTCGGGGCGGCGCGCGATGTGTCGGCGTATGACTTGGTCGAGGCGCTGGGCACCGGGCAGGACTGA
- a CDS encoding amidohydrolase family protein has product MDHERLIAIDIHTHAEVSCWNPFDNYGEEYDRAADRYFGNGRRPTIAETVAYYRAQNMGLVMFTVDSESQLGRRRIPNEEIAEAARANSDMMVAFASIDPHKGRMGAREARRLIEEEGVRGFKFHPTVQGYHPYDRMAWPLYEVIAGHGLPAIFHTGHSGIGSGMRCGGGLRLAYSNPMHLDDVAIDFPDMQIVMAHPSFPWQDEALSVALHKPNVWIDLSGWSPRYFPRQLVQYANTLLKDRVLFGSDYPLITPERWMKDFQEAGFRPEVMPGILKGNAVRLLGLDGKAA; this is encoded by the coding sequence ATGGACCACGAGAGACTGATTGCCATCGACATCCACACGCATGCCGAGGTGAGTTGCTGGAACCCGTTCGACAACTACGGCGAGGAATACGACCGCGCCGCCGACCGCTACTTCGGCAACGGCCGCCGTCCCACCATCGCCGAGACCGTGGCCTACTACCGCGCGCAGAACATGGGTTTGGTGATGTTCACGGTGGACAGCGAGTCGCAGCTGGGCCGGCGCCGCATTCCCAACGAGGAGATCGCCGAGGCCGCGCGGGCCAACAGCGACATGATGGTGGCCTTCGCCAGCATCGATCCGCACAAGGGGCGCATGGGTGCGCGCGAGGCGCGCCGGCTGATCGAGGAGGAGGGCGTCAGGGGCTTCAAGTTCCACCCCACGGTGCAGGGCTACCACCCCTATGACCGCATGGCCTGGCCGCTGTACGAGGTGATCGCCGGGCACGGCCTGCCGGCCATCTTCCACACGGGCCACAGTGGCATAGGCAGCGGCATGCGCTGCGGTGGGGGGCTGCGGCTCGCATACAGCAACCCCATGCACCTGGACGATGTGGCCATCGACTTCCCGGACATGCAGATCGTCATGGCCCACCCCAGCTTCCCCTGGCAGGACGAGGCCCTGTCCGTGGCCCTGCACAAGCCCAATGTCTGGATCGACCTGTCGGGCTGGAGTCCCAGGTACTTTCCCCGCCAGCTCGTGCAGTACGCCAACACGCTGCTCAAGGACCGCGTGCTGTTCGGCAGCGACTATCCGCTGATCACGCCCGAGCGCTGGATGAAGGATTTCCAGGAAGCCGGCTTCAGGCCCGAGGTCATGCCCGGCATCCTCAAGGGCAATGCGGTGCGGCTGCTGGGGCTGGACGGCAAGGCCGCCTGA
- the blaOXA gene encoding class D beta-lactamase, which yields MPRFLPLAAAVAVAAFFCIPASARELCTIVADADTGESLVRSGPACGERVTPASTFKIAISLMGYDAGILQDADRPAWPYQPQYPDWGGDAWQREVTPRAWMRDSVFWYSQQVVRQLGQARFGAYVKALQYGNEDISAVEVANPGHNGAWVVSSLRISAIEQVAFMRKIVRRELPVSPQALDMTARITLHPADVDGWTVHGKTGTGSPGSDNRYDASRAYGWYVGWATKGERRLVWATLIQDEQAQKPNAGLRARDALLQRLPALAR from the coding sequence ATGCCCCGATTCCTGCCCCTGGCTGCCGCAGTGGCAGTTGCGGCTTTCTTCTGCATTCCAGCCAGCGCACGCGAGCTGTGCACCATCGTCGCCGATGCCGACACGGGCGAGTCCCTGGTGCGCAGCGGCCCGGCTTGCGGCGAACGCGTCACGCCGGCTTCCACTTTCAAGATTGCCATCAGCCTGATGGGGTATGACGCAGGCATCCTGCAGGACGCGGACCGGCCCGCATGGCCCTACCAGCCGCAATACCCGGATTGGGGTGGCGATGCCTGGCAGCGCGAGGTCACGCCCCGGGCCTGGATGAGGGACTCGGTGTTCTGGTACTCGCAGCAGGTGGTCAGGCAGCTGGGCCAGGCGCGCTTTGGCGCCTACGTGAAGGCCTTGCAGTATGGCAACGAGGACATCTCTGCCGTGGAGGTGGCCAACCCCGGCCACAACGGCGCATGGGTGGTGTCCTCCCTGCGCATTTCCGCCATCGAGCAGGTGGCCTTCATGCGCAAGATCGTGCGCCGCGAATTGCCGGTGAGCCCGCAGGCGCTGGACATGACCGCACGCATCACCCTGCATCCTGCGGATGTGGACGGCTGGACCGTGCATGGCAAGACCGGCACTGGTTCGCCGGGCAGCGACAACCGCTACGATGCCAGCAGGGCCTATGGCTGGTATGTGGGCTGGGCCACCAAAGGCGAGCGCAGGCTGGTATGGGCGACGCTGATCCAGGATGAACAGGCGCAAAAGCCCAACGCCGGCCTGCGCGCACGCGATGCCCTGCTGCAGAGGCTGCCTGCCCTGGCACGCTGA
- a CDS encoding tripartite tricarboxylate transporter substrate-binding protein, producing MSIQRRHFIHALGSAAALGSLSPLQALAQALEQVKIMYGFPAGSSGDSVARRVAERLAGTAYSKGQGIVENKPGAGGRIAVEALKNSPPNGSVLALAPVSAFSVYPHIYPRLAYRPEDVTPVSIGAVIYHGLAVGPAVPAEVKTLQDFLAWAKAHPDRASFGSPGAGSMPHLLGALLGLRSGVELKHAPYRGTVPSITDLVGGQIAATVNPSGDYLQYLKAGRLRVLATSGRKRSPFLPDVPTFTELGFPDVTVEEWFGFYAPARTPAATLAHANAAITAALKDKAVIDGLAALGLLARGSTQQEMAADQQAEFERWSSLVRQIGFTSES from the coding sequence ATGTCCATCCAACGCCGTCACTTCATCCATGCCCTGGGCAGCGCCGCCGCCCTGGGGTCACTGTCCCCGCTGCAGGCCCTGGCCCAGGCACTGGAACAGGTCAAGATCATGTATGGCTTTCCCGCCGGCAGTTCCGGCGACAGCGTGGCGCGCCGCGTGGCCGAGCGGCTGGCCGGCACGGCATACAGCAAGGGGCAGGGCATCGTGGAGAACAAGCCCGGCGCGGGCGGGCGCATCGCCGTGGAGGCGCTGAAGAACTCGCCTCCCAATGGTTCGGTTCTTGCGCTGGCGCCCGTATCGGCCTTCTCGGTCTACCCCCATATCTATCCCAGACTGGCCTACAGGCCGGAAGACGTCACGCCCGTGTCCATCGGCGCCGTCATCTACCACGGCCTGGCCGTAGGGCCGGCCGTGCCGGCCGAAGTGAAGACGCTGCAGGACTTCCTGGCCTGGGCCAAGGCCCACCCCGACCGGGCCAGCTTCGGCTCGCCGGGCGCGGGCTCCATGCCGCACCTGCTGGGTGCGTTGCTGGGCCTGCGCTCGGGGGTGGAGCTCAAGCACGCCCCCTACCGCGGCACGGTGCCCAGCATCACCGACCTGGTGGGCGGCCAGATCGCGGCCACCGTCAATCCCAGCGGCGACTACCTGCAGTACCTGAAGGCCGGCCGCCTGCGCGTGCTGGCCACCTCGGGCAGGAAGCGCTCCCCCTTCCTTCCCGATGTACCCACCTTCACCGAACTGGGCTTTCCCGACGTCACGGTGGAGGAATGGTTCGGCTTCTACGCCCCCGCCAGGACACCGGCCGCCACCCTCGCCCATGCCAATGCGGCCATCACCGCCGCGCTCAAGGACAAGGCCGTCATCGACGGACTGGCGGCCCTGGGCCTGCTGGCGCGCGGCAGCACGCAGCAGGAAATGGCAGCCGACCAGCAGGCGGAGTTCGAGCGCTGGAGTTCGCTGGTCAGGCAGATCGGATTCACCAGCGAGTCCTGA
- a CDS encoding long-chain fatty acid--CoA ligase: MPSTPAHHAFWPSRLPHSITVPATSVWENLAVNARRYPDKPAIRYFGSTLTYRELCEGTERMAAYLHRLGVQRGDRVILLMQNTPQLILAHYAIFRANAVVVPVNPMNMAEELKHYITDADAKVAITTADLAPELAKASNALEPGQRLEHMVVTQFTDAFDPGVQGDDAPPPQWHDWLLSPRPAAQLDGGSVHAWKDALACTAAAPAHVVGRDDMAVLPYTSGTTGQPKGCMHPHRSINHNAVAGSYWGSGTSEAVILAVVPMFHITGMVSVLHTAIFMGATVVVMPRWDRELAGRLISRYQVTSWTNIPTMVIDLLGSPNFAQFDLSSLKYIGGGGAAMPQAVAQRLLEQYGLRFCEGYGLTETAAPTHSNPSEHPKQQCLGIPFMSTEARVIDPDTGAEVPQGEQGEIVVHGPEIFDGYWKRPDATAQVFMEIDGKRFFRTGDLGRVDEDGYYFITDRLKRMINASGFKVWPAEVESLMFRHPAIQEACVISTRDAYRGESVKAVVVLRTGKEDTTAEDIIQWCRENMAVYKAPKVVEFVKALPKSGSGKVMWRQLQEAQAQA, from the coding sequence ATGCCGTCCACGCCTGCGCACCACGCCTTCTGGCCCAGCCGCCTGCCCCACTCCATCACCGTGCCCGCCACCAGCGTCTGGGAGAACCTGGCCGTCAATGCGCGCCGCTATCCGGACAAGCCGGCCATCCGTTACTTCGGCAGCACGCTGACCTACCGCGAACTGTGCGAAGGCACTGAACGCATGGCCGCCTACCTGCACCGGCTGGGCGTGCAGCGCGGCGATCGCGTCATTTTGCTGATGCAGAACACGCCCCAGCTGATCCTTGCGCACTACGCCATCTTCCGCGCCAATGCGGTGGTGGTGCCGGTCAATCCGATGAACATGGCCGAGGAGCTCAAGCACTACATCACCGACGCCGATGCCAAGGTGGCCATCACCACGGCCGACCTGGCCCCCGAGCTGGCCAAGGCCAGCAATGCGCTGGAGCCCGGCCAGCGCCTGGAGCACATGGTCGTGACGCAGTTCACCGATGCCTTCGATCCCGGCGTGCAGGGCGACGATGCGCCACCGCCGCAGTGGCACGACTGGCTGCTGTCACCGCGCCCGGCCGCGCAGCTGGATGGCGGCAGCGTGCATGCCTGGAAGGATGCGCTGGCCTGCACGGCGGCTGCGCCCGCGCATGTGGTGGGGCGTGACGACATGGCCGTGCTGCCCTACACCAGTGGCACCACGGGCCAGCCCAAGGGCTGCATGCATCCGCACCGCTCCATCAACCACAACGCCGTGGCCGGCAGCTACTGGGGCAGCGGCACCAGCGAGGCGGTGATCCTGGCCGTCGTGCCCATGTTCCACATCACGGGCATGGTCTCCGTGCTGCACACGGCCATCTTCATGGGGGCCACCGTGGTCGTCATGCCGCGCTGGGACCGCGAGCTGGCCGGGCGGCTGATCTCGCGCTACCAGGTCACCAGCTGGACCAACATCCCCACCATGGTCATCGACCTGCTGGGCAGCCCCAACTTCGCACAGTTCGACCTCAGCAGCCTCAAGTACATCGGCGGTGGCGGTGCGGCCATGCCCCAGGCCGTGGCCCAGCGCCTGCTGGAGCAGTACGGCCTGCGGTTCTGCGAGGGCTACGGCCTGACCGAGACCGCCGCTCCCACGCACAGCAACCCGTCCGAGCATCCCAAGCAGCAGTGCCTGGGCATTCCCTTCATGAGCACCGAGGCTCGTGTCATCGACCCCGACACCGGCGCCGAAGTCCCCCAGGGTGAGCAAGGGGAGATCGTGGTCCATGGCCCCGAGATCTTCGACGGCTACTGGAAGCGGCCCGACGCCACGGCCCAGGTCTTCATGGAGATCGACGGCAAGCGTTTTTTCCGCACCGGCGACCTGGGCCGTGTGGACGAGGACGGCTACTACTTCATCACCGACCGCCTCAAGCGCATGATCAATGCCAGCGGCTTCAAGGTCTGGCCGGCCGAGGTCGAATCGCTGATGTTCCGTCACCCCGCCATCCAGGAGGCCTGCGTGATCTCCACGCGCGATGCCTATCGCGGCGAGTCGGTCAAGGCCGTGGTGGTGCTGCGCACCGGCAAGGAGGACACCACGGCCGAGGACATCATCCAGTGGTGCCGAGAGAACATGGCCGTCTACAAGGCGCCCAAGGTGGTGGAATTCGTCAAGGCCCTGCCCAAGAGCGGCAGCGGCAAGGTGATGTGGCGGCAGTTGCAGGAGGCCCAGGCACAGGCATAG
- a CDS encoding zf-TFIIB domain-containing protein — MQCPACKDSTLIISERQNIEIDYCPQCRGVWLDRGELDKIIERSAALAPAAPARDPRDQDRRAAPAPQPYQAQREHSGHDGYRRKKREGFLSDLFDF; from the coding sequence ATGCAATGTCCCGCCTGCAAGGATTCCACGCTCATCATCTCCGAGCGCCAGAACATAGAGATCGACTACTGCCCGCAATGCCGGGGCGTGTGGCTGGATCGTGGAGAGCTCGACAAGATCATCGAGCGCTCGGCCGCCCTTGCGCCGGCGGCGCCCGCGCGCGATCCACGGGACCAGGACCGCCGCGCAGCGCCCGCACCGCAGCCCTACCAGGCCCAGCGCGAGCATTCCGGCCACGACGGATACCGCCGCAAGAAGCGCGAAGGCTTTCTTTCCGACCTCTTCGATTTCTAG
- a CDS encoding GNAT family N-acetyltransferase: MSTPLLRQATPADIDRCHQIEHTAYEGDEAATREKIATRIARYPQGFLVLEQDGTVIGFINSGCAHQVVMSDKSFKELAGHDAAAPNVVIMSVVVAPAHQGRGHSTRMMRAFVSQMRQRGKQSIHLMCKSRHVPLYERMGYRYVRPSDSDHGGMAWHEMVMPL, encoded by the coding sequence ATGAGCACTCCCCTCCTGCGCCAGGCCACGCCGGCCGACATCGACCGCTGCCACCAGATCGAACACACCGCCTACGAGGGTGACGAAGCCGCCACACGCGAGAAGATCGCCACCCGGATTGCCCGTTACCCGCAAGGCTTTCTCGTGCTGGAGCAGGACGGCACAGTGATCGGCTTCATCAACAGCGGCTGCGCCCACCAGGTCGTCATGTCCGACAAGTCCTTCAAGGAGCTGGCGGGCCATGACGCCGCCGCCCCCAACGTGGTGATCATGTCCGTGGTGGTGGCCCCGGCCCACCAGGGCCGGGGCCATTCCACGCGGATGATGCGGGCCTTTGTCAGCCAGATGAGGCAGCGCGGCAAGCAAAGCATCCACCTGATGTGCAAGAGCCGGCACGTACCGCTGTACGAGCGCATGGGCTACCGCTATGTCAGGCCCTCGGATTCGGACCACGGCGGCATGGCCTGGCACGAAATGGTGATGCCGCTGTAG
- a CDS encoding MarR family winged helix-turn-helix transcriptional regulator — protein sequence MPRARTAKTSAVESPPPSGTGPDAIDISFLHTLVGYNARRASMSIIEVFVERMAAHDLKMVEFSVLSLVSHNPGITSRQLCAALDVMPPNLVGLIAALERRQLIERRPHPTDRRAVGVHLTPAGAELTTAAEQTATQLELDATYRLTDAERRTLIRLLQKIHT from the coding sequence ATGCCCCGCGCCCGCACCGCCAAGACCTCTGCCGTTGAGTCGCCACCGCCTTCAGGCACGGGGCCGGACGCCATCGACATCTCCTTCCTGCATACCCTGGTGGGCTACAACGCGCGGCGCGCATCGATGTCCATCATCGAGGTCTTCGTGGAGCGCATGGCCGCGCACGATCTCAAGATGGTGGAATTCTCCGTGCTGTCTCTGGTGTCCCACAACCCCGGCATCACCTCGCGCCAGCTGTGCGCGGCGCTGGACGTGATGCCGCCCAACCTCGTGGGCCTGATCGCGGCGCTGGAGCGCCGCCAGCTGATCGAGCGGCGGCCCCATCCCACCGACCGGCGCGCCGTGGGCGTGCACCTGACGCCGGCCGGCGCCGAACTCACCACGGCAGCGGAGCAGACCGCCACCCAGCTGGAGCTGGATGCCACCTACCGCCTCACCGACGCGGAACGCAGGACGCTGATCCGGCTGCTGCAGAAGATCCACACCTGA
- a CDS encoding tannase/feruloyl esterase family alpha/beta hydrolase yields MDTKIRQTPGRALRATPPAAPAAALAALLLAACGGSDDGLARLGEARPASLLSCTDLAARISFPDTRITAAEDVAAGAITVAGKPVAGHCRVTGRMLERVSPVDGQSYAIGFEMRLPRDWNGRFFYQANGGLDGVVGTAVGALGGGPLGHALQQGFAVLSSDAGHAGSLGPLFGLDPQARLDYGYQAVGKLTPMARSAIRTAYGKAPDRSYLGGCSNGGRHAMVAASRHADQYDGIIAGNPGTRLPLAAIANIAGAQGYARLATTAGDLGTGFTQAERRLVSQAVLDKCDVLDGATDGMVQANAACQARFDLARDVPTCAGARDGSCLSAEQKTTITGLFKGATTSDGRRIYSSFPYDAGLDTAGWAGWKFSNPMSRDAGAVAFIWQTPPESAAGFDDAQFALNGSVDSMLAKVQATSSRFTESGLSLMMPPDYGKLPVLRNRGAKLMVYHGTADPIFSSDDSVQWYEQLRRTHGDAADFARLYLVPGMNHCSGGPATDQFDMLTPLVAWVEKGQAPDRVVASARGAGNAGGANADLPATWSPTRTRPLCPHPLAAHYNGSGDMESAASFTCR; encoded by the coding sequence ATGGACACCAAGATCCGTCAGACCCCTGGCCGCGCCCTGCGCGCCACGCCACCGGCGGCACCGGCAGCCGCCCTTGCCGCCCTGCTGCTGGCCGCCTGCGGCGGCTCGGACGATGGCCTTGCAAGGCTTGGCGAAGCCAGGCCTGCCAGCCTGCTGTCCTGTACCGACCTTGCGGCCAGGATCTCGTTTCCCGACACCCGCATCACGGCCGCCGAGGACGTGGCCGCAGGCGCGATCACCGTGGCAGGCAAGCCCGTCGCAGGGCACTGCCGCGTGACGGGCCGCATGCTGGAGCGCGTCAGCCCCGTGGACGGCCAGAGCTACGCCATCGGCTTCGAGATGCGGCTGCCGCGCGACTGGAACGGACGCTTCTTCTACCAGGCCAACGGTGGACTGGACGGCGTGGTCGGCACGGCCGTGGGCGCCCTGGGAGGCGGGCCTTTGGGCCATGCACTGCAACAGGGCTTTGCCGTGCTCAGCTCCGATGCCGGCCATGCGGGCAGCCTGGGTCCCTTGTTCGGCCTGGACCCGCAGGCCCGGCTGGACTATGGCTACCAGGCCGTGGGCAAGCTCACGCCCATGGCGCGCAGCGCCATCCGGACGGCCTATGGCAAGGCACCGGACCGCTCGTACCTGGGCGGCTGCTCCAACGGCGGGCGCCATGCCATGGTGGCGGCTTCGCGCCATGCCGACCAGTACGACGGCATCATCGCCGGCAACCCGGGCACGCGCCTGCCGCTGGCGGCCATCGCCAACATCGCTGGTGCCCAGGGCTACGCCAGGCTGGCCACCACGGCCGGCGACCTGGGCACGGGCTTCACCCAGGCCGAGCGCCGCCTCGTGTCCCAGGCCGTGCTGGACAAGTGCGATGTGCTGGACGGCGCCACGGACGGCATGGTCCAGGCCAACGCGGCCTGCCAGGCCCGCTTCGATCTGGCGCGCGACGTCCCCACCTGTGCCGGCGCACGCGACGGCAGTTGCCTGAGCGCCGAGCAAAAGACCACCATCACAGGCCTGTTCAAGGGCGCGACCACCAGCGACGGCAGGCGCATCTACAGCAGCTTTCCCTATGACGCGGGTCTGGACACGGCCGGCTGGGCCGGCTGGAAGTTCTCCAACCCCATGAGCCGCGACGCGGGCGCCGTGGCCTTCATCTGGCAGACCCCGCCCGAAAGCGCTGCCGGCTTCGACGATGCGCAGTTCGCCCTCAATGGCAGTGTGGACAGCATGCTGGCCAAGGTCCAGGCAACCAGCAGCCGCTTCACGGAAAGCGGCCTGTCCCTGATGATGCCGCCCGACTACGGCAAGCTGCCCGTGCTGCGCAACCGGGGCGCCAAGCTCATGGTCTACCACGGCACGGCCGACCCCATCTTCTCCAGCGACGACTCCGTGCAGTGGTACGAGCAGTTGCGCCGCACCCATGGCGACGCCGCCGACTTCGCGCGCCTGTATCTGGTGCCCGGCATGAACCATTGCAGCGGCGGCCCCGCCACCGACCAGTTCGACATGCTCACCCCGCTGGTCGCCTGGGTGGAGAAGGGCCAGGCGCCCGACCGTGTCGTCGCCAGCGCACGCGGCGCCGGCAATGCAGGCGGCGCCAACGCCGATCTGCCTGCCACCTGGTCGCCCACGCGCACACGGCCACTGTGCCCCCATCCGCTGGCTGCCCACTACAACGGCAGTGGCGACATGGAAAGCGCTGCCAGCTTCACCTGCCGCTGA